The Daucus carota subsp. sativus chromosome 7, DH1 v3.0, whole genome shotgun sequence genome window below encodes:
- the LOC108193449 gene encoding uncharacterized protein LOC108193449 — translation MDISKMNRGEITVLGCAGCAFMSMHFTVQLLSQHLFYWKNPKEQRAILFIILLAPIYAIKSFIGMLDLKGSKPYVMLLDPIKECYEAVVIAKFLALIYSYLHISFDSDMVPDEMKGREIRHSFPMTLFQPRTTLLDQRTLRLLKYWAWQFVITRPICSVLMITLRILDIYPSWASWLFTIIISMSISLALYSLVKFYHVFAKELEPHKPLAKFVCLKGTVFFCFWQGVVLKTLVSMGVIKSHHFWLEVEHIDESLQNILVCIEMIVFSVFQQYAYHVAPYMGDVQAKFKRRNE, via the exons ATGGACATAAGTAAAATGAACCGTGGAGAGATTACTGTTCTGGGGTGTGCCGGTTGTGCATTCATGTCAATGCACTTTACAGTCCAGCTTCTATCACAACATCTATTTTACTGGAAGAATCCAAAGGAACAAAGAGCGATACTCTTTATTATCCTCTTGGCTCCTATTTATGCTATTAAATCTTTTATTGGTATGTTGGATCTTAAAGGAAGCAAACCATATGTCATGCTTTTAGACCCCATTAAGGAATGTTATGAGGCTGTT GTGATTGCGAAGTTTTTGGCCTTAATATATAGTTACTTGCACATATCCTTCGACAGCGACATGGTACCTGATGAAATGAAAGGAAGAGAAATTCGGCATTCATTTCCAATGACACTTTTTCAG CCACGCACTACTCTACTGGACCAGCGTACTTTGAGGCTTCTGAAATACTGGGCATGGCAATTCGTCATTACTCGCCCAATATGCTCggttttgatgataacattacgaatattagatatttatccCAGCTGGGCAAGTTGGCTATTCACCATCATTATTAGCATGTCAATATCATTAGCTCTGTACTCCTTGGTGAAATTTTACCATGTATTTGCAAAGGAACTGGAACCGCATAAGCCACTGGCAAAGTTCGTCTGCCTTAAAGGAACTGTTTTCTTTTGCTTCTGGCAG GGAGTAGTGCTTAAAACCCTTGTTTCAATGGGCGTGATTAAATCTCATCATTTCTGGCTGGAGGTGGAGCATATTGATGAAAGCCTTCAGAATATCTTGGTTTGTATTGAGATGATTGTGTTTTCTGTTTTTCAGCAATATGCATACCATGTTGCTCCCTATATGGGTGATGTTCAAGCAAAATTTAAACGGAGAAATGAATGA